One Panicum virgatum strain AP13 chromosome 3N, P.virgatum_v5, whole genome shotgun sequence DNA segment encodes these proteins:
- the LOC120666864 gene encoding uncharacterized protein LOC120666864, producing the protein MGKAGRWLRNFFLPGRKGRKGNDRADTDCQSVLSAPLPTPAARSSVREKRRWSFRRPGPAAGKADAGASGGQGPEGPLASSSSHCFSEAAVHVVVVQDDQRAVAEVANAAAPAPARGCEDEEAAAAIRIQSAYRSYLARKALCALRGMVKLQAMVRGQLVRRQANVTLRRMQALVDAQRRARAERLRLLEEDDARQQHANTNTELYQKVSPTLSALTDASARTLSGRFDDPSFSSAWEPTRRGNAAWRADHRASAPFAAASPNYMANTTSSRAKARRSQSAPRQRPSSASESAAAASPSPSCCESRPPSRGGSGGARRRASLDPLDLPRSSAGRMERCPSRAVALARASAGAGASLPGSECGSSSTVGHRGSAQGAWHG; encoded by the exons ATGGGCAAGGCGGGGAGGTGGCTGAGGAACTTCTTCCTGccggggaggaaggggaggaaggGCAACGACCGGGCGGACACCGACTGCCAGTCGGTGCTGTCGGCGCCGttgccgacgccggcggcgaggtcgtccGTGAGGGAGAAGAGGCGGTGGAGCTTCCGGCGGCCGGGGCCGGCGGCAGGCAAGGCCGACGCGGGCGCGTCCGGCGGCCAGGGGCCAGAGGGCCCGCTCGCGTCCTCGTCGTCGCACTGCTTCTCGGAGGCCGCGGTGCACGTCGTGGTGGTGCAGGACGACCAGCGCGCCGTCGCCGAGGTCGCGAACGCCGCCGCACCTGCGCCGGCGAGGGGCTGCGAAGatgaggaggccgcggcggcaatCAGGATCCAGTCGGCGTACCGATCGTACCTG GCGAGGAAGGCTCTGTGCGCTCTGCGAGGGATGGTGAAGCTGCAGGCGATGGTGAGGGGGCAATTGGTGCGGCGGCAGGCGAACGTGACGCTCCGGCGGATGCAGGCGCTCGTCGACGCccagcggcgcgcgcgcgccgagcGGTTGCGGCTGCTCGAGGAGGACGACGCCAGGCAGCAGCACGCGAACACCAACACCGAGCTGTACCAGAAGGTGTCGCCGACGCTGTCGGCGCTGACGGACGCGAGCGCGCGCACGCTCAGCGGCCGGTTCGACGACCCGTCCTTCAGCTCCGCGTGGGAGCCGACCCGGCGCGGGAACGCGGCGTGGCGCGCCGACCACCGCGCTTCGGCCCCGTTCGCGGCCGCGTCCCCGAACTACATGGCGAACACGACGTCGTCGCGCGCCAAGGCGCGGCGGTCGCAAAGCGCGCCGAGGCAGCGCCCCTCGTCGGCGTCcgagtccgcggcggcggcctcgccgtcCCCGTCGTGCTGCGAATCGCGGCCGCCGAGCcggggcgggagcggcggcgcgcggcgcaggGCGTCGCTGGACCCGCTGGACCTGCCCCGGAGCTCCGCGGGGCGCATGGAGCGGTGCCCGTCACGGGCGGTGGCGCTGGCCCGCgcgagcgccggcgccggcgcgtcgcTCCCCGGCAGCGAGTGCGGGTCGTCGAGCACCGTCGGTC